A single window of Pseudomonas benzenivorans DNA harbors:
- a CDS encoding Hpt domain-containing protein codes for MTLLKLMDEAVLTRLAGETSDAMLERMIGLFVSEAQRRMDTINLKLASMDCHGVEDEAHTLKSNAATFGASQLSALAREIESACKRMDRQRVVDLMPEINQILRDTLEAYRQRFNIPQPA; via the coding sequence ATGACGCTACTGAAACTAATGGACGAGGCCGTGCTCACGCGTCTGGCGGGCGAAACGTCGGACGCCATGCTCGAGCGCATGATCGGCCTGTTTGTCAGCGAGGCTCAGCGCCGCATGGATACGATCAACCTGAAGTTGGCCAGCATGGATTGTCACGGCGTCGAAGACGAGGCCCATACCCTCAAGAGCAACGCGGCCACCTTCGGCGCCAGTCAGCTTTCGGCCCTGGCCCGGGAAATCGAGTCGGCCTGCAAGCGCATGGACAGGCAGCGCGTTGTGGACCTGATGCCCGAGATCAATCAGATATTGCGCGATACGCTGGAGGCTTACCGCCAGCGCTTCAATATTCCCCAGCCGGCTTGA
- a CDS encoding putative bifunctional diguanylate cyclase/phosphodiesterase, translating to MDEVNELTTLLEQECESEERLCVLVVDDDELIRMHMQLSLTHEGLEITEACDGAQALALGQQRTFDIVLMDVRMPGMDGFTACKKFKQLPAQRQTPVVMLTGMEDLDSINRATEAGATDYVTKPLSARVLAKRLRHIVQAQRDQAALEQERASQAALLHAIPDCILRFDAGGILQAAKIPERMPQLLNGRLRLGRPIHEVFAGVAQFDPCQALQMALEGDTLPLQLNGSDDSVFEVRFAASGSNDVICMLRDTTNQARQQRHIERLSLIDSLTGLPNRACFLQVAQRHLDATMDNALCLLQLSFDSYPGIRNNVGAKIADRLMKTIADQLLAALDGSQQYGEHRPKRLPFIARTSDADFHVLLNDAVGHLELKRVMARVGAAFEQPIQVDKYEFRLPLYSGAAIQGAGQGNVEQLFNMSGLAAHKASQLRSRETLLYSPELEQQSQRALYLEAALRRAISHGELELLYQPKVSAISGRLMGVEALARWQDPELGAISPAEFIPLAEDTGLILPLGDLVLEKACQQSRRWQLDGHGEIPIAVNVSAHQFNQRNIEQRLFRLLERMHVAPSAIELEITESVLIEQQHVLATLQRMRERGVKIAIDDFGTGYSSLSMLKTFPIDILKIDRAFVMDITDATRAHSIVDAIIALGHSLDLVLVAEGIETEAQLRYLRERNCQLIQGYLTGRPMSASDIQAHYLD from the coding sequence ATGGACGAAGTGAACGAACTGACGACACTGCTCGAACAGGAGTGTGAGTCCGAAGAGCGCCTCTGCGTCCTGGTGGTCGACGACGATGAACTCATCCGCATGCACATGCAGCTGTCCTTGACCCACGAGGGCCTGGAGATCACCGAGGCATGCGACGGGGCCCAAGCCCTGGCGCTGGGACAGCAGCGGACCTTCGACATCGTGCTGATGGACGTGCGCATGCCCGGCATGGACGGTTTCACCGCCTGCAAGAAATTCAAGCAGCTGCCGGCGCAGCGACAAACACCCGTGGTGATGCTCACCGGCATGGAGGATCTGGACTCGATCAACCGGGCGACCGAAGCCGGGGCCACCGATTATGTGACCAAGCCATTGAGCGCCCGGGTACTGGCCAAGCGCCTGCGCCATATCGTCCAGGCACAACGCGACCAGGCCGCCCTGGAACAGGAGCGCGCCAGCCAGGCCGCGCTGTTGCATGCCATTCCGGACTGCATCTTGCGCTTTGACGCGGGCGGCATCCTGCAGGCGGCCAAAATTCCCGAGCGCATGCCCCAGCTGCTCAATGGACGCTTGCGCCTGGGCAGACCGATTCACGAGGTATTCGCCGGCGTCGCCCAGTTCGACCCCTGCCAGGCGTTGCAAATGGCCCTGGAAGGCGACACCCTGCCCCTGCAGCTCAATGGAAGCGATGACAGCGTGTTCGAAGTGCGCTTCGCCGCCAGCGGCAGCAATGACGTGATCTGCATGCTGCGCGACACCACCAACCAAGCCCGCCAGCAGCGCCATATCGAGCGTCTTTCGCTGATCGACAGCCTCACCGGCCTGCCCAATCGCGCCTGCTTCCTGCAAGTCGCCCAACGTCACCTCGACGCGACCATGGACAATGCCCTGTGCCTGCTGCAGCTGAGTTTCGACAGCTACCCCGGGATCAGGAACAACGTCGGCGCCAAGATTGCCGACCGGCTCATGAAGACCATCGCCGACCAGCTGCTGGCCGCTCTTGATGGCAGCCAGCAGTACGGCGAGCACCGCCCCAAGCGCCTGCCGTTCATTGCCCGCACCTCTGACGCGGACTTCCATGTCCTGCTCAATGACGCGGTGGGCCACCTGGAACTCAAGCGCGTGATGGCGCGCGTCGGCGCTGCCTTCGAGCAGCCAATCCAGGTCGACAAGTACGAGTTCCGTCTGCCCCTCTACTCCGGCGCCGCGATCCAGGGCGCCGGTCAAGGCAACGTCGAGCAACTGTTCAACATGAGCGGGCTGGCCGCGCACAAGGCCAGCCAGCTGCGAAGCCGGGAAACCCTGCTGTATTCGCCGGAGCTCGAACAGCAAAGCCAACGCGCCCTGTACCTGGAGGCCGCGCTACGGCGGGCGATCAGCCATGGCGAGCTGGAACTGCTGTATCAGCCCAAGGTGTCGGCAATCAGCGGCAGGCTCATGGGCGTGGAGGCCCTGGCACGCTGGCAGGACCCGGAACTGGGCGCCATCTCCCCTGCCGAGTTCATTCCCCTGGCCGAGGACACCGGGCTGATCCTGCCCCTGGGCGATCTGGTGCTGGAGAAAGCCTGCCAGCAGAGCCGCCGCTGGCAGCTCGATGGCCACGGGGAGATTCCCATCGCCGTCAACGTCTCGGCGCACCAGTTCAACCAACGCAACATCGAGCAACGCCTGTTCCGCCTGCTCGAGCGCATGCACGTGGCGCCCAGCGCCATCGAACTGGAGATCACCGAGAGCGTGCTGATCGAACAGCAGCATGTGCTGGCGACCCTGCAGCGCATGCGGGAACGGGGCGTGAAGATCGCCATCGACGACTTCGGCACCGGCTACTCGTCATTGAGCATGCTCAAGACCTTTCCCATCGACATCCTGAAGATCGACCGGGCCTTCGTCATGGATATCACCGACGCCACGCGGGCACACAGCATCGTCGATGCCATCATCGCCCTGGGCCATTCCCTCGACTTGGTCCTGGTGGCCGAGGGCATCGAGACCGAGGCCCAGTTGCGCTACCTGCGAGAGCGCAACTGCCAGCTGATCCAGGGTTACCTGACCGGACGACCAATGAGCGCCAGCGATATCCAGGCCCACTACCTCGACTGA
- a CDS encoding TetR/AcrR family transcriptional regulator, whose translation MTVPSRKSRQFELRGQEILDAALALFQSDTWEEVTVAEIAQQAEVGKGTIYKHFSSKDEIYAQLAMNFQRQILVQFAKVDTRLPVIDRFRQYLKAAWEVHLSSQELHRVFLYCSRAGFRSRLQATTLTELEGIEYQLSLPTQQLVALGMEQGIFPRKPLPLLLFGAQSAFWGAIQLVWSGYLGDIDQSDYLEELTTFILAGLIYHDQPIDAQRLPSRPPS comes from the coding sequence ATGACAGTTCCGAGCAGAAAATCGCGTCAATTCGAACTCCGCGGACAGGAAATCCTCGATGCGGCCTTGGCGCTCTTCCAGTCGGACACCTGGGAAGAGGTGACGGTTGCGGAAATCGCCCAGCAGGCCGAGGTGGGCAAGGGCACGATCTACAAGCACTTTTCAAGCAAGGACGAGATCTACGCCCAATTGGCGATGAATTTTCAACGTCAGATTCTCGTCCAGTTCGCCAAGGTGGACACGCGACTGCCGGTCATCGACCGGTTTCGCCAGTACCTCAAGGCGGCTTGGGAAGTGCACCTGTCGAGCCAGGAATTGCACCGCGTGTTCCTGTATTGCAGCCGCGCCGGTTTCCGCTCGCGGCTGCAGGCCACCACCCTGACGGAACTGGAGGGGATCGAGTACCAGCTGTCACTGCCGACTCAGCAACTGGTGGCGCTCGGCATGGAACAGGGCATTTTTCCACGCAAGCCGTTGCCACTGTTGCTCTTCGGCGCGCAGTCGGCGTTCTGGGGCGCGATTCAACTGGTCTGGAGCGGCTACCTGGGCGATATCGACCAGTCCGACTACCTGGAAGAGCTGACGACCTTCATCCTGGCGGGGCTCATCTATCACGACCAGCCCATCGATGCGCAGCGGCTCCCGAGCCGCCCGCCGAGCTGA
- a CDS encoding efflux transporter outer membrane subunit: MLPSSLSALPYCARVWLLSLATLPFIAACATGTPPRAPASAPPPAYQSAPSGAPAQALDQWWKLYRDPQLSALTSRALAQGFSVREALARLEESRALNAVSLSRFDLQGDLQGNAEHRQTRDLEGGNAAGGAGPGIGSGADRTSTSRTASLSLPVSWELDFVGRRSVTQRGAEADLEAARFDVQAARAAIAAEVARALFQARGLHVQRDEARETVRIQQDLMAVVTERVKRGLAPSSEVDRVAGDLAQAEAQAADLAAALLAARRALLAVVGDGTAALTELETSATLGAAPAIPVALPGELLTRRPDVRTSLASIEKAASQVRLAELEFYPRLTLTPGIGLSAQGGSIDSRSAFWSVGAGLVVPMLDRPRLMAQLAIEGARAEQAVLAYERSVQNAFSEADQALTRLQADQRRVVTLAGGEVRARAAYDAALRRYQLGFADLQELLDGERSWRAARSTLTVAKVDALQRSVQVFQALGGGWNASQTQ, translated from the coding sequence ATGCTGCCATCGAGCCTTTCCGCCCTGCCCTACTGCGCACGCGTCTGGCTGCTGAGCCTGGCGACCCTGCCGTTTATCGCAGCCTGTGCCACGGGAACCCCGCCGCGCGCACCAGCGTCGGCGCCGCCGCCGGCCTATCAGAGCGCCCCCTCGGGTGCGCCTGCCCAAGCCCTGGATCAATGGTGGAAGCTCTATCGGGACCCCCAGCTGAGCGCCCTGACCAGCCGTGCCCTGGCGCAGGGCTTCAGTGTCCGCGAAGCCCTCGCGCGCCTGGAGGAATCCCGTGCCCTCAACGCCGTGAGCCTGTCGCGATTCGACCTGCAGGGCGACCTGCAGGGCAACGCGGAGCATCGACAGACGCGCGACCTCGAGGGCGGCAACGCGGCGGGTGGTGCCGGCCCGGGTATCGGTTCGGGCGCGGATAGAACCAGCACCAGCAGGACCGCCAGCCTGAGCCTACCGGTGAGCTGGGAGCTGGATTTCGTCGGCCGCCGGAGCGTGACGCAGCGCGGCGCAGAGGCCGACTTGGAAGCCGCCCGCTTCGATGTGCAGGCGGCTCGCGCCGCCATTGCCGCCGAGGTTGCCCGCGCGCTGTTTCAGGCCCGCGGCCTGCACGTGCAGCGGGACGAGGCCCGCGAGACCGTGCGCATCCAGCAGGACTTGATGGCGGTCGTTACCGAGCGGGTCAAACGCGGGCTGGCGCCCTCCAGCGAAGTCGACCGGGTTGCCGGCGACCTGGCCCAGGCCGAGGCCCAGGCCGCAGACCTCGCTGCCGCCCTCTTGGCCGCGCGGCGGGCTTTATTGGCGGTGGTCGGCGATGGCACCGCGGCGCTGACAGAACTGGAAACCTCCGCGACCCTCGGCGCGGCGCCAGCCATACCCGTTGCCCTGCCCGGCGAGCTGCTCACGCGCCGCCCCGACGTTCGCACCAGCCTGGCCAGCATTGAAAAGGCCGCCAGCCAGGTACGCCTGGCCGAGCTCGAGTTCTACCCACGCCTGACGCTCACCCCCGGCATCGGGCTCTCCGCCCAGGGCGGCTCGATCGACAGCAGATCGGCCTTCTGGTCAGTGGGGGCCGGCCTGGTTGTACCCATGCTCGATCGCCCCCGGCTCATGGCACAACTGGCCATCGAAGGCGCACGCGCCGAGCAGGCGGTGCTCGCCTACGAGCGCAGCGTGCAGAACGCTTTCTCGGAAGCCGACCAGGCACTGACACGGCTGCAGGCCGATCAGCGACGGGTAGTCACCCTGGCCGGAGGCGAAGTCCGCGCCCGCGCAGCCTACGACGCCGCGCTGAGGCGCTACCAGCTGGGCTTCGCCGACCTTCAGGAACTGCTCGACGGTGAGCGCTCCTGGCGCGCAGCACGCTCCACCCTGACCGTCGCGAAAGTCGATGCACTGCAACGCTCGGTACAGGTCTTCCAAGCCCTAGGTGGCGGCTGGAATGCCAGTCAAACGCAATGA
- a CDS encoding efflux RND transporter periplasmic adaptor subunit — protein sequence MNPIRWALPLSAALVLATGCSKAPESSAAPTVMAEARAVSVTQVVLRPMAGTLTASGLLVPREEAAVGSELSGFRVAQVLVEEGASVEQGQTLAKLDPGLLQARIAQAVAALAQSRAQAKQAQGEAARVAGLDGTGILSDEQIHSRRAQAQGANAAVQVAEAQLNDLRAQERRLLIRAPVAGTVLERMVRPGDVALPSQPMFRIARDGLIELDAEVPEAALAKIAVGQRAQVELASGAKFDGTARLLSPRVDAQTKLGRVRVRLPLDPALRAGGYASVVFSREASPVPAVPEKAIQFEASGPLVIVIDEQRRAQRMPVQTAGRADGFVAIEQGPPVGTSVALGGGAFLLDGDLVDPVEARPTASHAQARN from the coding sequence ATGAACCCTATTCGATGGGCACTGCCCTTGAGCGCTGCACTGGTGCTCGCGACCGGCTGCTCCAAGGCGCCTGAATCCAGTGCCGCACCGACCGTAATGGCGGAGGCGCGGGCGGTCAGCGTGACGCAAGTGGTGCTCCGTCCCATGGCCGGCACACTGACCGCCTCCGGCCTGCTGGTACCGCGCGAAGAAGCGGCGGTCGGCTCCGAGCTATCAGGATTCAGAGTTGCCCAGGTCCTGGTCGAGGAAGGCGCCTCGGTCGAACAGGGACAGACCCTGGCCAAGCTCGACCCCGGGCTGTTGCAGGCCCGAATCGCCCAAGCCGTCGCTGCCCTCGCCCAGTCCCGGGCCCAGGCGAAACAGGCGCAAGGCGAGGCGGCACGGGTCGCCGGGCTCGATGGCACCGGCATACTGTCCGATGAGCAGATCCACAGCCGCCGGGCCCAGGCACAAGGCGCCAATGCCGCGGTCCAGGTCGCCGAGGCGCAGCTCAACGACCTGCGTGCCCAGGAGCGTCGCCTGCTTATCCGCGCCCCGGTTGCCGGCACCGTGTTGGAGCGCATGGTCCGTCCGGGGGATGTCGCGTTGCCCAGTCAGCCCATGTTCCGCATTGCCCGCGATGGCCTGATCGAGCTCGATGCCGAGGTGCCGGAGGCGGCCCTCGCGAAGATCGCCGTCGGCCAACGGGCCCAGGTCGAACTGGCGTCCGGCGCCAAGTTCGACGGCACGGCGCGCCTGCTGTCGCCGCGCGTAGATGCGCAGACCAAGCTCGGCCGCGTGCGTGTTCGCCTGCCATTGGACCCCGCCCTGCGCGCTGGCGGCTATGCGAGCGTGGTGTTCAGCCGCGAGGCGAGCCCGGTCCCCGCGGTTCCGGAGAAAGCCATCCAGTTCGAAGCCAGCGGCCCACTGGTCATCGTGATCGACGAACAGCGCCGGGCCCAGCGCATGCCCGTGCAGACGGCCGGCCGCGCCGATGGTTTTGTGGCCATCGAGCAGGGCCCACCGGTAGGCACCTCGGTTGCCCTGGGCGGCGGTGCGTTTCTCCTCGACGGGGATCTGGTCGATCCCGTCGAAGCCAGGCCAACGGCCAGCCACGCCCAAGCGAGGAACTAG
- a CDS encoding efflux RND transporter permease subunit has product MDLRISAWAIRNPIPVAVLFLALMIAGLAGYRSLPIKLYPDVSFPIVQVTVSLPGAAASEVETQITREVEAALSNVAGVDHVQSSISQGLSSTTVEFEIGEDPQKATDEARSAIDRIRGNLPRGIEEPIVQRFDVDSAPIVTYAVATDSLSDVELSWFVDDTVARRLISEQGVAQVVRVGGVEREINVTLEPAKLEALGLTASQVNNALRSSSTDVPGGRAEIGSREQTVRVLAAAETTTALADLMISTGTHRQVRLADVATVASGAAERRGFAELDGRSVVGFQVKKTKTSSDVSVAEAVARATQELARSHPEVQFERIVSTASSTQNSFSATLDALVEGMFLAALVVFIFLRNWRATVIAALAMPISLIPTFAAMHYMGFSLNMITLLALTLVIGILVDDAIVEIENIQKRIESGQSPYQAALLGADEIGLAVVATTLTIVVVFLPVSLMGGFAGQFFKEFGFTVALSVLFSLLVARLLTPLLAAYFIKPSSGTHEPKPFDGFYRRALDFALAHRWISLGLGGLLLAGSLVLAAMLPAGFSPPQDNGIVELSLEGAPGATLTDMRRSSETLTRKLKGLEDVERVFTIVGSGGSDGDVRSGRVTVLLKEARAITTQEFQAALKPLLLSIPDVRLGFAASGGGGSTTVQVILASEDATLLGQTALALEQQMRGLTQLSNVHQITPRPGSELIISPKPAQAARLGVTAETLGATARVATLGEIDANTAKFNTGEQRLPIRVRLPDAARADLDILGNLRVPTASGITVPLSSVADIRFQPGAARIERFDRKRRATIEGQLNGVSLGEANEAINSLPIMRALPEGVSQPAYGQSENMAELFGSFGAAMLAGIGLIFAVLVLLFKSFFKPITILAALPLSLAGAFFGLLVAGSELDLPALIGLLMLMGLAAKNSILLVELTIELERSGVAQQEALIRACRERSRPIVMTTVAMAAGMLPTALALGEGSEFRAPMAIAVIGGLISSTLLSLVLVPVVYELIDDFELWLKPKLGRLVVARDDAESEPEQAV; this is encoded by the coding sequence ATGGACTTGCGCATATCCGCCTGGGCCATCCGCAATCCGATACCGGTTGCGGTGTTGTTCCTGGCCCTGATGATCGCCGGCCTGGCCGGCTACCGCTCGCTGCCCATCAAGCTCTACCCTGATGTGTCCTTTCCCATTGTGCAGGTCACGGTCAGCCTGCCCGGCGCCGCGGCCAGCGAGGTCGAAACGCAGATCACCCGCGAAGTCGAGGCCGCACTGTCGAACGTGGCGGGCGTCGACCACGTCCAGTCGAGCATTTCCCAGGGGCTTTCGAGCACCACCGTGGAGTTCGAGATCGGCGAAGATCCGCAGAAGGCGACCGACGAAGCCCGCTCGGCGATCGACCGCATTCGTGGCAACCTGCCGCGCGGCATCGAGGAGCCGATCGTGCAGCGCTTCGATGTCGATTCGGCCCCCATCGTGACCTATGCGGTGGCCACCGACAGCCTGTCGGATGTCGAGCTCAGCTGGTTCGTCGACGACACCGTGGCCCGCCGGCTGATTAGCGAACAGGGCGTCGCGCAGGTGGTGCGGGTCGGTGGCGTCGAACGGGAAATCAACGTCACCCTCGAGCCGGCAAAGCTCGAGGCCCTGGGGCTGACCGCCTCCCAGGTGAACAACGCCCTGCGCAGCTCCAGCACCGATGTGCCGGGGGGCCGCGCCGAGATCGGCAGCCGCGAACAGACCGTGCGCGTACTCGCTGCGGCGGAAACCACCACGGCCCTGGCCGACCTGATGATTTCCACCGGCACGCATCGCCAGGTCCGCCTCGCCGACGTCGCCACAGTGGCCAGCGGCGCGGCCGAGCGACGTGGCTTCGCCGAACTGGATGGACGCTCGGTGGTCGGCTTTCAGGTCAAGAAGACCAAGACCTCCTCCGATGTCTCGGTCGCCGAGGCGGTGGCGCGCGCTACCCAGGAACTGGCCAGGAGTCACCCGGAGGTGCAGTTCGAACGCATTGTCTCGACGGCCAGCAGCACCCAGAACAGCTTCTCCGCCACCCTCGACGCCCTGGTCGAAGGCATGTTTCTCGCTGCGCTGGTGGTGTTCATTTTCCTGCGTAACTGGCGCGCCACCGTGATCGCCGCGCTGGCCATGCCCATCTCGCTGATCCCAACCTTCGCCGCCATGCATTACATGGGCTTCAGCCTCAACATGATCACCCTGCTGGCGCTGACCCTGGTCATCGGCATCCTGGTCGACGACGCCATAGTCGAAATCGAGAACATTCAAAAGCGTATCGAGTCCGGGCAGAGCCCTTATCAGGCTGCCTTGCTGGGCGCCGACGAGATCGGTCTCGCCGTGGTCGCCACTACCCTGACGATCGTCGTGGTGTTCCTCCCGGTCTCGCTGATGGGCGGCTTCGCCGGCCAGTTCTTCAAGGAATTCGGCTTCACCGTGGCCTTGTCGGTGCTGTTCTCCCTGCTCGTCGCGCGACTGCTGACCCCGCTGCTGGCCGCCTACTTCATCAAGCCCTCGAGCGGGACCCACGAGCCGAAACCGTTCGATGGTTTCTATCGGCGCGCACTGGATTTCGCCCTGGCCCACCGCTGGATCTCCCTTGGCCTGGGGGGCCTGCTGCTCGCCGGTTCGCTGGTCCTGGCGGCCATGCTGCCGGCCGGCTTTTCACCGCCGCAGGACAACGGCATCGTCGAGCTGAGCCTCGAAGGCGCACCGGGCGCGACCCTGACTGACATGCGCCGCAGCAGCGAAACCCTGACGCGCAAACTGAAGGGCCTCGAGGACGTGGAGCGGGTCTTCACCATCGTCGGTTCGGGCGGCAGTGACGGCGACGTCCGTTCCGGCCGCGTCACGGTGCTGCTGAAGGAAGCGCGTGCGATCACCACCCAGGAGTTCCAGGCGGCGCTCAAGCCCCTGCTGCTGAGTATCCCGGATGTGCGCCTGGGCTTTGCCGCCAGCGGCGGCGGCGGCAGCACCACCGTGCAGGTGATCCTGGCAAGCGAGGATGCCACCCTGCTTGGCCAGACCGCCCTGGCACTGGAGCAGCAGATGCGTGGCCTGACGCAGCTCAGCAATGTTCACCAGATCACCCCGCGCCCGGGTTCGGAACTGATCATTTCGCCCAAGCCGGCGCAAGCGGCGCGCCTCGGTGTGACGGCGGAGACACTGGGCGCGACGGCGCGCGTCGCGACCCTTGGCGAAATCGACGCCAACACCGCGAAGTTCAACACTGGCGAGCAGCGCCTGCCGATTCGCGTGCGCCTGCCCGATGCCGCGCGCGCCGACCTGGACATCCTGGGCAACCTCCGGGTACCCACGGCCAGCGGCATCACGGTGCCCCTATCGAGTGTCGCCGACATCCGCTTCCAGCCAGGCGCAGCCCGGATCGAGCGCTTCGACCGCAAGCGCCGCGCGACCATCGAAGGGCAACTCAATGGCGTGTCCCTGGGCGAGGCGAACGAGGCGATCAACAGCCTGCCAATCATGCGTGCGCTACCCGAGGGCGTCAGCCAGCCCGCCTATGGCCAGAGCGAGAACATGGCCGAACTGTTCGGCAGTTTCGGCGCGGCCATGCTGGCCGGGATCGGCCTGATCTTTGCCGTGCTGGTGCTGTTGTTCAAGAGCTTCTTCAAGCCGATCACCATCCTCGCCGCATTGCCACTGTCCCTGGCCGGCGCCTTCTTCGGGCTTCTGGTGGCGGGCAGTGAACTCGACCTGCCGGCGCTGATCGGCCTGCTGATGCTGATGGGCCTGGCGGCGAAGAACTCGATCCTGCTGGTGGAGCTGACCATCGAACTCGAACGCTCCGGCGTCGCCCAGCAGGAGGCGCTGATCCGCGCCTGCCGCGAACGCAGCCGACCCATCGTGATGACCACGGTCGCGATGGCCGCCGGCATGCTGCCCACCGCCCTGGCCCTCGGCGAGGGCTCGGAGTTCCGTGCCCCGATGGCCATTGCGGTGATTGGCGGATTGATCAGCTCGACCCTGCTGTCGCTGGTGCTTGTGCCGGTGGTCTACGAGTTGATCGACGACTTCGAGCTGTGGCTCAAACCCAAGCTTGGGCGCCTCGTGGTCGCCCGCGACGACGCGGAGAGCGAGCCCGAACAGGCCGTTTAG
- a CDS encoding type II secretion system F family protein, giving the protein MTGLWFDVTLLVALMICLGLVFVLQRQELTLSEEALLLEAERQPGLLSRWLFPVRLMRQAGIMPGPLRLLYWPCKLALAILLPLVLLEWRGPWNHWLALLAAAAFGFFAFDLWLVRRRLRRRARIQQALSFFVDLLRAYLCSGSSLGQAFEHAARFGFKADHPLAREAMLVCAELNAGQSLRKALQGMSERTGVEELQRLAAVFEVGAQVGAPILQTLEKQSQILLEKQRAQAAQVLNRKSMEMLFPLGLVCLPMFLLLVIFPAGVQLYDTVQILKHLL; this is encoded by the coding sequence ATGACCGGACTCTGGTTCGATGTGACCCTGCTGGTGGCGCTGATGATCTGCCTGGGCCTGGTGTTCGTGCTGCAGCGCCAGGAGCTGACCCTGAGCGAGGAGGCCCTGCTGCTGGAGGCCGAGCGCCAGCCCGGGCTGTTGTCCCGCTGGCTGTTTCCGGTCCGGCTGATGCGCCAGGCCGGGATCATGCCCGGCCCGCTTCGCCTGCTGTACTGGCCGTGCAAGCTGGCTCTGGCAATCCTTCTGCCGCTGGTGCTGCTGGAGTGGCGAGGCCCCTGGAATCATTGGCTGGCGTTGCTGGCCGCCGCGGCGTTCGGCTTCTTCGCCTTCGACCTGTGGCTGGTCCGCCGCCGCCTGCGCCGGCGGGCGCGCATCCAGCAAGCCCTGAGCTTCTTCGTCGACCTGCTGCGCGCCTACCTGTGTTCCGGCTCGTCTCTGGGCCAGGCCTTCGAGCATGCCGCGCGCTTCGGATTCAAGGCCGACCACCCCCTGGCCCGCGAGGCCATGCTGGTGTGCGCCGAGCTGAATGCCGGGCAGTCGCTGCGCAAGGCCCTGCAGGGCATGAGCGAGCGCACCGGGGTAGAGGAGTTGCAGCGCCTGGCCGCGGTCTTCGAGGTGGGCGCCCAGGTCGGCGCGCCGATCCTGCAGACCCTGGAGAAGCAGTCGCAGATTCTGCTGGAGAAACAACGGGCGCAAGCCGCCCAGGTGCTCAACCGCAAGAGCATGGAGATGCTGTTTCCGCTGGGCCTGGTGTGCCTGCCGATGTTTCTGCTGCTGGTGATCTTTCCGGCAGGCGTGCAGCTCTACGACACCGTGCAGATTCTCAAGCACCTGCTGTGA
- a CDS encoding type II secretion system F family protein, with the protein MTELFLWSLAGVGLLVSGSLLWRRLGGPAQGPEAALLAPPEQGFAGLQVKLRILNIQLRPLLFIAGLLLSSVAVWIIFLSLFPAQRVLAIIAGLAFVPVTLLTMSDLVAWRSRLFETALVDVVDLMHAAAAGGTPPLLALQVAAQASRGYVRQALEDIVRRIRLGATVDEACKPLLGLYSSEGVRLFANTLSSRWHAGGDFEGLLQALGGILRERSFYRQRLQGQLSGARYALLFAAFFPYILIPFFLWKEPSWLAPLSEHAQGPAFVLAAVLCQILGFLWMRRILRSDDL; encoded by the coding sequence ATGACTGAACTCTTCCTCTGGTCGCTGGCCGGCGTCGGCCTATTGGTTTCCGGCAGCCTGCTGTGGCGGCGCCTGGGTGGCCCGGCTCAGGGCCCGGAGGCGGCCCTGCTGGCGCCGCCGGAGCAGGGCTTTGCCGGCCTGCAGGTGAAGTTGCGCATCCTCAACATCCAGCTGCGCCCGCTGCTCTTTATCGCCGGCCTGCTGCTGAGCAGTGTCGCGGTGTGGATCATCTTCCTCAGCCTGTTTCCGGCGCAGCGGGTGCTGGCCATCATCGCCGGCCTGGCCTTCGTGCCGGTGACGCTGTTGACGATGAGCGACCTGGTGGCCTGGCGCTCGCGGCTGTTCGAGACGGCGCTGGTCGATGTGGTGGACCTGATGCATGCCGCCGCCGCGGGTGGAACGCCACCCTTGCTGGCCCTGCAGGTCGCGGCGCAAGCCTCCCGGGGCTACGTGCGCCAGGCCCTGGAGGACATCGTGCGGCGGATCAGGCTCGGTGCCACGGTCGATGAAGCCTGCAAGCCGCTGCTCGGTCTGTACAGCAGCGAGGGGGTCAGGCTGTTCGCCAACACCCTGTCGTCGCGCTGGCATGCCGGCGGCGACTTCGAGGGCCTGCTGCAGGCGTTGGGCGGCATCCTGCGCGAGCGCAGCTTCTATCGCCAGCGCCTCCAGGGCCAGCTCTCCGGCGCCCGCTATGCGCTGCTGTTCGCCGCCTTCTTTCCCTACATCCTGATTCCCTTCTTCCTGTGGAAGGAGCCGAGCTGGCTGGCCCCGCTCAGCGAGCACGCCCAGGGGCCGGCCTTTGTGCTGGCGGCGGTGCTCTGCCAGATCCTCGGTTTCCTGTGGATGCGGCGAATTCTGAGGAGTGACGACTTATGA